ATTTTTATTTAATAGTTAGTTAAAATTATTAATAATATCTTCTTTGCTACATAGCTACGCAAATTATATTTTATTTTTACTAAAGTTAATAAAGAGAGTTTGGTTGAAGCTCTGTTAAATTGCTGTTTACAAATAGCATCAGTTAAATGCTGTTTACAAATAGCATTTGCATTTTTATTAATACTAAATTTTAACCTTTTATGACCAAAATTTTAAACAAAAATCTATCTGATGATTGATACGATTTTGGGGTTTTGCTGACCGTATTTTCATGAAATTATCAAGACGTAACTTCTTCACCTTGGCTGGCGCAAGTGCTGTTGGCGCTACCATGATTTCTCCTTTGGAAGCTTTTTATGCAAGAGCTGCTCGCGGTCAAGTTGCACGAGGAATTGGCTATGGCCCTTTGGAGCAAAAGCTGCCCGTAAATGCAGATGAAATCGCTGGTATTTTACTAGATGGATTGGATTTAGGCAGCACTCCCTGCTTAGAACTTCCCCCTGGTTTTAACTATACTGTGATCTCAGTTACAGGGCAGAAAATGGACGATGGTAACAGAGTTCCAGGTTCTCATGATGGCATGGCTGCTTTTGCTGGCCCTGAGAACACTACCATTCTGGTACGCAACCACGAGTTGAATCCGAACCCTAATGGCGCTTTTGCGTTACCACCATATGTATATGACCAGATTGGGGGAGGCACAACAACAATTGTTGTTGGCCCTGACCGTCGGGTGGAAAAGCATTTTGTTTCTTTGGCGGGGACGATTCGTAACTGCGCTGGTGGGAAGACTCCTTGGGGTTCGTGGGTTAGCTGTGAAGAGAATCTGACTCTGCCTGGAAGCGGTGGAGCAACCAAAAAGCATGGTTATAACTTTGAGGTTCCTGTAACAGATGACATTCAAGTAGCTAAGCCAGTTCCCCTTGTGGCAATGGGACGCTTTAACCATGAAGCAGTCGCGGTTGATCCAGACACTGGCTGGGTGTATCAAACTGAAGACGATGGAAATAGCTGCTTCTATCGCTTCCGTCCTCATCAAAAAGGCAATCTCCGCAGTGGTGGAGTGCTTGAGGCTCTTGTTATTGAAGGAATGTTTAAAGTTAATACAGGCAAGGATTTTCTTAAATACAAAAATACACCACTGCCAGTTAAGTGGGTAAAGATTGAGAATGTTGATCCTGCTACTAATGACTTCACCGCTTCTGTACGATTTCAAGCGCAAAGCCAGGGTGCAGCTATCTTTTCACGAGGTGAAGGTGCTTCCTATGGCAATGGCTTGATTTACTTTACTTGCACTAGTGGTGGTAACGTAGGACAAGGGCAGGTTTTTGCTTACAAACCCAACAATTATGACCCTAACATTGGCACTCTCACTTTAGTTGTAGAGTCTCCTGATATTGAAGTACTGAATTTCCCAGATAATATTACTGTGGCTCCTTTCGGAGACCTCTTCTTGTGTGAAGATGGTAGCGGTATTGAATATGTGGTTGGAGTTAATCAAGATGGTGAACTGTATCGGTTTGCAGCCAATGCTTTTAATGGCGGCGGCAGTGAATTCGCAGGTGCGTGTTTCTCGCCTGATGGCCACACATTGTTTGTAAATATCCAGAGTCCTGGGATTACCTGTGCGATTTGGGGCCCTTGGAACAGAAAACGAGCATAAGGTTACTTACAACTCCTTAACAGGAGGTGAACCGCGTTGAACAGCAGAAGCAAGAGAGCGAGAATTAGTGTAGATCAAAATATTCTTTAGCCTCAGCTTTGTTTTGCTTCTGCCTGTTGGCGGAAATACTATGGATCTTCAGGCAAAACCCATTTTGGTGGTTCCGTCATTCTTTTCCGCAGACGTTCTTCAGCCATTTGTAGCATTTCGTCTAAGGAAGTCTCTTCGACAAATTGTGCCGCGGCCTCTCTGTACTCGATATTGGGACATTTATCCCCTAAAACACACCCGTTAACGCAGGCTACAGCGCAGTCAATTTTCTGCTCCACAGTGAATTCCTCTCTGTAAAAGTTATGAGTTATGAGTTATCAGTTATGAGTTATGATTTCTGCTCTTAACTCTCCACTCTCAGGCATTACCCTTCAGATAAATTTTACCTTGCCAGTTGCCATCCGATTACTCCTGCTACGCTAAGCATATATATGCAATGTTTTGCTAGAAAAGGCGCTCATGTCGGAACTCTTTGCCACTGTTGGAACCATCGCCGCGATCGCAACTGCTGTTGTTCCCCAACAAGGTAGTGTGGGGATTGTGCGGGTATCTGGTTCCCAAGCGATGGCTCTAGCTCAAACTCTGTTTCACACACCTGGGCGTCAAGTTTGGGAATCTCACCGCATTCTCTACGGTTACATCCGCCATCCCCAGACGCAACAACTGGTGGATGAAGCTCTGTTGCTGATTATGAAAGCACCCCGTTCTTATACACGTGAAGATGTGGTGGAATTCCATTGCCACGGCGGAATTATGGCAGTGCAGCAAGTCTTGCAACTGTGTTTGGAAAATGGTGCTAGATTAGCCCAACCCGGAGAATTTACTCTCCGCGCCTTTTTAAATGGGCGATTGGATTTAACACAAGCTGAAGGTATTGCCGATTTAGTTGGAGCGCGATCGCCTCAAGCTGCTCAAACTGCCTTAGCTGGTTTACAGGGAAAATTAGCTCATCCAATTCGGCAGTTACGCGCTAACTGTTTAGATATCTTGGCAGAAATTGAAGCCAGGATTGATTTTGAGGAAGACTTAGCACCGTTGGATTATAAAGGCATCATATCAGAAATTGATCAAATTGCTGGCCAAATTACTAGGTTATTAGAAACTAAAGATAAAGGTGAACTGCTACGTACAGGTTTAAAAGTAGCTATTGTCGGGCGTCCCAATGTTGGTAAGTCCAGTTTATTGAACGCTTGGAGCCAGAGCGATCGCGCCATTGTCACAGACTTACCTGGAACAACTCGTGATGTGGTGGAATCTCAGCTAGTTGTGGGGGGAATTCCCATACAAGTATTAGATACAGCGGGGATTAGAGAAACAGCAGACCAAGTGGAAAAAATTGGCGTTGAGCGATCGCGTCGTGCTGCCAGTGCAGCTGATTTAGTATTGTTGACAATTGATGCTTCAGTTGGTTGGATGCAAGGCGACCAAGAAATTTACGAACAGGTGCAACACCGTCCGTTGATTTTGGTAATTAACAAAATCGATTTAGTCAAAGAAACTGAAAGGAAAACTCTTCAATCTAAAATCCCAAATTCCCAATCTCAAATTTTCACAGCCGCAGCCCAAAACCAAGGGATTGAAGAATTAGAAACAGCAATTTTAGAGATAGTTCAAGCTGGAAAAGTCCAAGCTGCTGATATGGATTTAGCAATTAATCAAAGGCAAGCAGCCGCCTTAACTCAAGCTAAAATTTCTTTAGAACAAGTGCAAGCAACAATTAACGATCAGTTACCTCTTGATTTCTGGACAATTGACTTACGCGGCGCAATTCAAGCACTAGGAGAAATAACTGGTGAGGAAGTAACAGAATCAGTACTTGACAGAATTTTTAGTAGGTTTTGTATAGGCAAATAAAAAGGCAAAGAACATAAAGCTGCGATGTACATCTCAATTCGCCAAGCAAATATACAGGATACTTTGATAGTCTCAGATGTACTGTTAGAAGCAGCTTCGTGGCTTCAACAGCGTGGTATCCCTTTGTGGCATGATAGTGAGGTTTCGCCAGCAAGTATCTCTAAAGATGTTACTAACGGCTTGTATTTTATTGCTGAGTGGGCTGGTGAACCTGCTGGTACAATTAGGTTTCAGCTTGAGGATTTACTTTTCTGGCCAGATATTTCTCAGGAAGATTCAGCGTTTATACATCGCTTCGCAGTTCGACGGCGTTACTCTGGTGGTAAAGTTTCTTCCGCATTACTAACTTGGGCAATCGAACACGCACAAACTCTCGGTAGATATTATTTACGTCTAGATTGTGATGCTTCACGTCCACGCCTCAAAGCAGTATATGAACGCTTTGGTTTCCGTCATCACAGTGATAGACAAGTTGGCGCTTATTTTGTTTCTCGTTACGAATATGAAATACTTTCACAAGTGACCTAATACTTATATGTCTTTTATTGATGAAATTAATCCTGCCCACGCATTAATTGTTGGAGCCAGCCAAGGCATAGGTTTGGGTTTTGTGAAAAGATTGCTGCAAGATGACAGAATTGCTAAAGTTTATGCAACTTATCGGCAACCAGAATCTGCTTCTGAGTTAATCGCTCTTGCAGATGAAAATTCAGAGCGATTAACTTGTTTATTGATGGATATTACTGATGAGTTACATATTTCTGGATGTGTGGAACAGATACGTACCAAAACTAACAAGCTACATTTAGTAGTTAACTGTGTAGGATTGCTGCATGAGGGGACTTTACAACCAGAAAAAAGCTTAAAACAGCTAAATTCAGAAAATTTGCTGCGTTACTTTCAGATAAATAGTATTGGTGCTGTCTTACTGGCTAAATATTTATTGCCTCTATTGCGTCATCAAGAACGTAGTGTTTTTGCAACTATTTCTGCCAAACTTGGGAGTATTGGCGATAATCAACTTGGTGGCTGGTATGGTTATCGCGCCTCGAAAGCTGCACTCAATATGTTTATCCGAACTGTTGCAATTGAGTATCGCAGAAGTTGTCCTAAAACTTTAGTAGTGACATTGCATCCTGGTACGACTGATACACGCCTTTCTAGTCCTTTCCAAAGCAATGTACCTACGGAGAAATTATTCTTAGTAGAGCGCACTGTTGAGCAATTGCTGACTGTTATTGAACAACTTCAAGAAAGCGATAGTGGACAATTTTTTTCTTGGGATGGAAGCAGATTGCCTTGGTAAAAGAAGTTTACTGAGTTTGCAACAGAGTAATGGATAAAGTGCGATAAGCGTTCGCGATAGCGTCCCGTAGGGAAGGAGTACAGCTATCGCCTATTTGAATATCACCAGTTATACCTTTTCATTTTAATCAGGCTACAAATTTCGTGGATAGAGGCGTAGAGTTATACACCCCTACCCATGTATTTAATTCAGATATAACTTGTTCCCATTACACATCAACTAGTTGCATCACCAATTGGATTAATATCTCCAACAAATTTTAATAAATCCACGATTGTAAACGTACCTGAAGTTTTAGCAGGTAGTATAGGTTTCCAATCTGGGTTAATCGCCAAAAATGAGCTGCTATCTTCTTCTAGTAAACCAACAAAAACTTCAGCGAGAATACGGCTTCCTACTTGCCCTAAACGCTGTCCTTGACCCTGGATTTGGGCTTCTTTTAGAATGTAGTACCATAACGGTGACTCAATATCAAACCCATGTTTAGCTGCAACTGCTCCATCTGGCCCAGTAGCAATTTCAGCCCTAGTTAATCGTTTTAATTTTAAGAACCGAGCTACACTTTGACCAGATGGCAAACCAACACTACGACCGCGACGCAGATTTCTTACAGCCAGGGAACTTGGTTGTGGTACATTTGGCAAATTCTTCAAGGGTTCAACTAAAAAAGGATCTAGCTTGCGGCTAGGATTAAATGGCACAGCTGGGTCAATCTCGAAAAACCTTCTCCAGTCAATTACCCAATCACTGGGAATAGGAACATTTATTACATCGCCTCTTGCTCCTGACTTGGCAGTAAAAAAGCTGCTTTCGGTATCATCATTCTTTCCCTACACAATTGGTAGTTGGTCTTACTCTCTATTAATTTGGATTTGAAAGGTTCGTAGTTAGCGCTGTAATTCAATACCGCGCTAACTATTCAATTTTCGGTTGACAAACTACTAGGAATAATTCACGCTTTTAACATAGATCGACAGCTTTTTGCTACTATGTTTACCTAAATTACGCATTTATAATCTGCAAAACTTGTACCTCATCTCCTGCGGAAATTAATGTTTTACCCACTGGTAAAACTGCTAAGGCATTAGTTTGAGCTAAATTAATTAAGTTACCAGAACTATGACTACCACCAGCTTTGTAGAATTCATAAACCCCATCAGTTAAATTTAAACGTCCCCAAATATAAGTTTCTCGCTTGCCGTCCGATCGCAACTCATCATGCGATCGCACTTTCAAAAATACTGGTTCCCAACCTTCAGCAATTCCAGCAAGTTTTTTAATGACTGGTTGCACAAACCGCCAAAAAGTCACCAACACAGCAGCCGGGTTCCCAGGTAAACCAAAATAAAGTGTTGAGTGCTTCGTATAGACGCGATTAATCGCGTCTGTACAAGTTGGAAAAGTGGCAACGGTGAGGGGTTTTCCTGGCCTCATTTCCACAGCACGAATGTGAATTTTTGCCTCTAATGACTCCAAAATTTTGTCAACATAGTCGTAATCTCCGACTGAAACCCCACCAGAAGAAAGAACTATATCGGCGTTAGCTATGGCGTGGACAATAACTTCCTGAAGGGCAATTGGTTCATCCTTCACAATACCTAAAATCAACGGTTCTGCCCCACTTTCTCTTACCAAAGCTGCCAAGGCATACTGATTAGAATCGACTATTTGCCCTGGTTGCAGCGGTTTCTCAGGTGTTACCAACTCATTACCTGTTGAAAAAATCGCCACCCGTGGACGGCGGTAAACATTTAATTGTGGGCATTGTGCAGCTGCTAACACAGCAATTTCTGGAGCATTTAACCTAATCCCTGCTGGTAGTAGTGGTGTTCCAGCTTGGTAAAAAGATGCTTTGTGTCTAACAAAATCTTGGAGTTTTGGTGTAGTTAAGATAAAAACACGGTTATCTTCCTGGCGTGTCCTCTCTTGTATGACTACAGTATCTGCACCTTTTGGCATGACTGCACCCGTAAAAATCCGCGCTGCTTGTCCTGCTTGAATTGTGGATTTGGGTTGATATCCAGCAGGAATCTCTTCAACAATTGACAAAACGGTTGGTTTTTCTTCGCTAGAGTGCTGCACATCTTCGTAACGTACAGCATAGCCATCCATTGCCGAATTATCCCAATGAGGAAAATCCAGCGGACTGGTGACAGGCGTTGCCAAAATGCGACTATCTGCTGCTAATAAATCTACAATTTCTGTATCCCGTTGATGATCTAACGGTTTTACCAAATTTAATATAGTTGCTTCTGCATCGCTGACTGGTAGCATAGCGATCGCCTCCAACTTTTGAACTTTATGCCTGTAAAGTAACACTGACCACTCAATCAAGAAAATATATTATCCTGAATGAAATCTGTAGCTACCCAAATCCCAATTACTACAATCATTCCCATACTGGCTGTTATTGACTGCTATCGGCGATTGCCCAAGGGGCAGTGGCAAAGCCAATCGCACTTAGCAACAGTTGAAATAGCTGGAGGCGGATTTTGTATCTCAGTATGGCGTGGAAGTGTGGCAAGAGGTTTTTAACTTCCGTGTCCTACCAGCACTGGATAAAGATTCTAGTCTTTGGTTGCTGGTTCACTGGTGTGGAGAAGGAATTAACTGGGTTAAAGATGTGGCTTTGTGAGGAAACTAAAAATTATCCGCATAATTTTAAGATGCAAAGCTTCTTTTGTTTAAAGCCCACTCAGTATCTCAGCCCTCACCTTAATATTGAAAACAGGAGCAACGATTATTCCCCACCCCCTAAATAAAAACACTTATTTTGTATGACCATCGAACGAGTTCGCCCAAAACACTATCCCAAGGCTGAGATTGGGCGCAGAGGTTTGGCCTTGGGGCTTGATTTTATCGTTGTTTGGTTAATCAGTTCTTTACTAGGAAGCGGCAATATCGGTATTCAATTTGCTCAAATCCTAGTTTTTATCATCGGTTGGCTGGTTTTGCGGGTAGTGTTGGTATACAACAATCAAGGACAAAGTTTAGGGCGTTGGGCATTCGATTTAAAAGTGTTGGAAGTCGAAAATGGGCAAGTAGTGGGCAGAATTCCAGATTTACAAGCTCTGTCGAAGCGCGAAGCGATTATTGGCTGTGGTGCGCTATTAGTGGCAGTTGCTTTAACCAACATTAGAGCCAATCCTACTGCTATACTTCTAATACTTCCCCTGGCAATTGATTGTAGTTCTGCCTTCTCTGATACTCAGATGCGGCAAGCTTGGCACGATCGCTATGCCGGAACTTTCATAGTTTCGTCACGTCGAGGCTACTCGCTAGATATAAAAGTCAAGCGACTACTTGATAATGTACGGCGAAATGTGAGAAGATAGTAATTTGTGTTAATTCTCCTCAGGCTTTACTGTTTGTAAGATTATGGCTAAGAGTAAAGGTGCCCGCATAATCGTGACACTTGAATGTACGGAATGCCGCACTAACCCAGACAAGCGCTCTGCTGGTGTTTCACGCTATACCAGCACTAAGAACCGCCGCAACACAACTAATCGGCTAGAACTGAACAAGTTCTGCACCCACTGCAACAAACACACTGTTCACAAGGAAATTAAGTAGAGATGAGCTATTATCGCCGTCGCCTGTCCCCAATCAAGCCAGGAGAACCAATCGATTACAAAGATGTTGATTTGCTGCGTAAGTTTGTCACCGAGCGGGGCAAGATATTACCACGTCGGATAACTGGACTGACATCTCAACAACAACGAGAATTGACATTAGCAATTAAGCGATCGCGGATTGTGGCTTTGTTGCCATTTATCAACGCGGAAGCGTAAACTTCTTTGATGAGTGATGAGTTATGAGTGATGAGTTAAGAATCAAAACTCCTAACTCCTAACTCTTAACTAAAACGTATAAAGTATTTAAACTGTTTACTAAATATAAAGTGCGAGAGCTGTGGAGAAGGGGACGCTAGTTGAATTTAGGGTTCAAGGCGATCGTCGTCTGGGGATCGTAGAACGTCCAGACGGAAAAACCCGCTGGTTTGTGGTAGATGAACGCGGTCAATCCCACAGCCTCGCGCCTAGACAAATTACCTATACAGTCAACGGTCAAACATACAAGCTATCTGAAATAAACAGCTTTTTGGAACAGGTTCAGCCTTATTTAGATCCATCTAGCTTGGAAGTGGCTTGGGAATTATTAGTAGAGGATGGGGAAACAGTCACCCCAGACCAAATGGCGAATCTGCTTTTTTCGGAATCAGATCCGCCTTATTGTTACGCCGCCTACTGCTTGTTATCAGAAGATAAACTCTATTTCAAGCAAAAAGGCGAGGCTTACGAGCCGCGAACTGCTGCTCAGGTGGCAGAACGCAAGCACCAGATAGAAGTAGAGGCTCTCAAAGCTAAGGGACAGCAGGAATTTTTGGCTCGTGTAGAGCAGGCACTCAAGGGTGAAGCAGTAGAATGGCAGCGCCACGATCGCCAGCGCATAGAAGGACTGGAAAAATACGCAGCGCTACTTGCTGACACCGCGCGGATGGGTGTCAATTATGACTCTTTGGCTCGTGCTTATCCTCCTCCAGCTCCAGTTTTGGAAACTATGACCATGCTGGGACGCTCCGCGACTCCTCAAGGAGCCTTTCAACTTTTGGTGGACTTGGGGTGGTGGAATCCTAATGAAAATTTGTTCCTGCGTCGTTCGTCAATTCCGATTCAATTTCCCAACAAGGTATTAGAAGTGGCGCAGCAGCGTTTGGATTTCCCACCGACCGATTTAGATGCAAATCGCCTGGATTTGACTCACCTCAAGGTATATACAATTGATGATGAAAGTACCACCGAGATCGACGATGGTCTAAGTTGGGAAATACTACCTGATAGCAAAGAGCGATTGTGGATACACATAGCTGATCCCACTCGCTTGTTAGCACCAGAAGATGATTTAGACTTAGAAGCTAGAAAGCGAGGTAGTACAGTTTACCTACCTACGGGGATGATTCCCATGTTCCCAGAGCTATTGGCAACTGGCCCAATGAGCTTGGTACAAGGAAAGGTTTGTTACGCCCTCAGCTTTGGTGTTGTTTTAGATCCTAACGGGGCAGTACAAGATTACAGCATTCATGCCAGCTTGATTAAGCCGACTTACCGCCTTACCTACGAAGATGTCGATGAAATGCTGGAATTAGGCGTGGAAGCCGAGCCAGAAATTAAAGCGATCGCAACTTGGGCGCAGCGGCGTAAAACTTGGCGATATGCTCAAGGAGCCATCAGCATTAATATGCCGGAGGCAATGATCAAAGTCAAAGATGACGAGATCAACATTGACATCTTAGATGATTCCCCGTCCCGGCAACTAGTAGCAGAGATGATGATTCTTGCCGGTGAAGTTGCAGCTCGCTACGGTCAAGCTCACAATATTCCTTTGCCCTTTCGTGGTCAACCACAGCCAGAATTACCCCCAGAAGAAGAATTACTCTTGCTTCCCGCAGGATTTGTTCGCGCCTGCGCTATGCGTCGTTGTATGCCTAAGAGTGAAATGAGCATCACGCCTTTGCGTCATGCTGGTTTAGGTTTAAATACTTACACTCAAGCAACTTCTCCTATTCGCCGCTACAGTGACTTGCTTACCCACTTTCAATTAAAAGCCCACTTGCGCGGTGAGGTTCTGCCATTTTCAGCGGAAGCACTAAAAGAAGTGATGATGACTGTGACCACGACTACCCAAGAGGTAACGATGGTGGAACGTCAAACTAATAGATATTATGCTCTAGAGTATTTACGCCGTCATCCAGAGCAAGTTTGGCAGGTCACAGTCTTGATGTGGCTACGGGAAGACAGCAACTTAGCATTAATTCTGTTAGAAGATTTGGGCTTACAGTTGCCAATGTCTTTTAGACGCATCGTGAGATTGGGCGAACAAATATTAGTAAAAGTTAGCCTTGCTGACCCGCAAAAAGATATGATCCAGTTCCAGG
This region of Nostoc sp. UHCC 0302 genomic DNA includes:
- a CDS encoding alkaline phosphatase PhoX, giving the protein MKLSRRNFFTLAGASAVGATMISPLEAFYARAARGQVARGIGYGPLEQKLPVNADEIAGILLDGLDLGSTPCLELPPGFNYTVISVTGQKMDDGNRVPGSHDGMAAFAGPENTTILVRNHELNPNPNGAFALPPYVYDQIGGGTTTIVVGPDRRVEKHFVSLAGTIRNCAGGKTPWGSWVSCEENLTLPGSGGATKKHGYNFEVPVTDDIQVAKPVPLVAMGRFNHEAVAVDPDTGWVYQTEDDGNSCFYRFRPHQKGNLRSGGVLEALVIEGMFKVNTGKDFLKYKNTPLPVKWVKIENVDPATNDFTASVRFQAQSQGAAIFSRGEGASYGNGLIYFTCTSGGNVGQGQVFAYKPNNYDPNIGTLTLVVESPDIEVLNFPDNITVAPFGDLFLCEDGSGIEYVVGVNQDGELYRFAANAFNGGGSEFAGACFSPDGHTLFVNIQSPGITCAIWGPWNRKRA
- the mnmE gene encoding tRNA uridine-5-carboxymethylaminomethyl(34) synthesis GTPase MnmE, encoding MSELFATVGTIAAIATAVVPQQGSVGIVRVSGSQAMALAQTLFHTPGRQVWESHRILYGYIRHPQTQQLVDEALLLIMKAPRSYTREDVVEFHCHGGIMAVQQVLQLCLENGARLAQPGEFTLRAFLNGRLDLTQAEGIADLVGARSPQAAQTALAGLQGKLAHPIRQLRANCLDILAEIEARIDFEEDLAPLDYKGIISEIDQIAGQITRLLETKDKGELLRTGLKVAIVGRPNVGKSSLLNAWSQSDRAIVTDLPGTTRDVVESQLVVGGIPIQVLDTAGIRETADQVEKIGVERSRRAASAADLVLLTIDASVGWMQGDQEIYEQVQHRPLILVINKIDLVKETERKTLQSKIPNSQSQIFTAAAQNQGIEELETAILEIVQAGKVQAADMDLAINQRQAAALTQAKISLEQVQATINDQLPLDFWTIDLRGAIQALGEITGEEVTESVLDRIFSRFCIGK
- a CDS encoding GNAT family N-acetyltransferase, with the translated sequence MYISIRQANIQDTLIVSDVLLEAASWLQQRGIPLWHDSEVSPASISKDVTNGLYFIAEWAGEPAGTIRFQLEDLLFWPDISQEDSAFIHRFAVRRRYSGGKVSSALLTWAIEHAQTLGRYYLRLDCDASRPRLKAVYERFGFRHHSDRQVGAYFVSRYEYEILSQVT
- a CDS encoding SDR family NAD(P)-dependent oxidoreductase; amino-acid sequence: MSFIDEINPAHALIVGASQGIGLGFVKRLLQDDRIAKVYATYRQPESASELIALADENSERLTCLLMDITDELHISGCVEQIRTKTNKLHLVVNCVGLLHEGTLQPEKSLKQLNSENLLRYFQINSIGAVLLAKYLLPLLRHQERSVFATISAKLGSIGDNQLGGWYGYRASKAALNMFIRTVAIEYRRSCPKTLVVTLHPGTTDTRLSSPFQSNVPTEKLFLVERTVEQLLTVIEQLQESDSGQFFSWDGSRLPW
- the glp gene encoding gephyrin-like molybdotransferase Glp; the protein is MLPVSDAEATILNLVKPLDHQRDTEIVDLLAADSRILATPVTSPLDFPHWDNSAMDGYAVRYEDVQHSSEEKPTVLSIVEEIPAGYQPKSTIQAGQAARIFTGAVMPKGADTVVIQERTRQEDNRVFILTTPKLQDFVRHKASFYQAGTPLLPAGIRLNAPEIAVLAAAQCPQLNVYRRPRVAIFSTGNELVTPEKPLQPGQIVDSNQYALAALVRESGAEPLILGIVKDEPIALQEVIVHAIANADIVLSSGGVSVGDYDYVDKILESLEAKIHIRAVEMRPGKPLTVATFPTCTDAINRVYTKHSTLYFGLPGNPAAVLVTFWRFVQPVIKKLAGIAEGWEPVFLKVRSHDELRSDGKRETYIWGRLNLTDGVYEFYKAGGSHSSGNLINLAQTNALAVLPVGKTLISAGDEVQVLQIINA
- a CDS encoding RDD family protein, yielding MTIERVRPKHYPKAEIGRRGLALGLDFIVVWLISSLLGSGNIGIQFAQILVFIIGWLVLRVVLVYNNQGQSLGRWAFDLKVLEVENGQVVGRIPDLQALSKREAIIGCGALLVAVALTNIRANPTAILLILPLAIDCSSAFSDTQMRQAWHDRYAGTFIVSSRRGYSLDIKVKRLLDNVRRNVRR
- the rpmG gene encoding 50S ribosomal protein L33 translates to MAKSKGARIIVTLECTECRTNPDKRSAGVSRYTSTKNRRNTTNRLELNKFCTHCNKHTVHKEIK
- the rpsR gene encoding 30S ribosomal protein S18 — protein: MSYYRRRLSPIKPGEPIDYKDVDLLRKFVTERGKILPRRITGLTSQQQRELTLAIKRSRIVALLPFINAEA
- a CDS encoding ribonuclease R family protein, with protein sequence MEKGTLVEFRVQGDRRLGIVERPDGKTRWFVVDERGQSHSLAPRQITYTVNGQTYKLSEINSFLEQVQPYLDPSSLEVAWELLVEDGETVTPDQMANLLFSESDPPYCYAAYCLLSEDKLYFKQKGEAYEPRTAAQVAERKHQIEVEALKAKGQQEFLARVEQALKGEAVEWQRHDRQRIEGLEKYAALLADTARMGVNYDSLARAYPPPAPVLETMTMLGRSATPQGAFQLLVDLGWWNPNENLFLRRSSIPIQFPNKVLEVAQQRLDFPPTDLDANRLDLTHLKVYTIDDESTTEIDDGLSWEILPDSKERLWIHIADPTRLLAPEDDLDLEARKRGSTVYLPTGMIPMFPELLATGPMSLVQGKVCYALSFGVVLDPNGAVQDYSIHASLIKPTYRLTYEDVDEMLELGVEAEPEIKAIATWAQRRKTWRYAQGAISINMPEAMIKVKDDEINIDILDDSPSRQLVAEMMILAGEVAARYGQAHNIPLPFRGQPQPELPPEEELLLLPAGFVRACAMRRCMPKSEMSITPLRHAGLGLNTYTQATSPIRRYSDLLTHFQLKAHLRGEVLPFSAEALKEVMMTVTTTTQEVTMVERQTNRYYALEYLRRHPEQVWQVTVLMWLREDSNLALILLEDLGLQLPMSFRRIVRLGEQILVKVSLADPQKDMIQFQEIIYQEAQIAAN